A single region of the Denticeps clupeoides chromosome 18, fDenClu1.1, whole genome shotgun sequence genome encodes:
- the LOC114768251 gene encoding TNFAIP3-interacting protein 1 isoform X2 has translation MGAFVWLQEEEVSDERLISGEEQVTLITDSMSITPADEEKLRLLNKNTELRRLNKELMKLNEDWDHIYRSTTQGLQQRLESLEQENSSVQQLNSRLLLKVEHEQSKREYYEHTLMQELKKNQQLQEYIRLLEESIHRAAKQNTAAKSRLSESDPTTKSTSDRLSPASLLQPLPFLQHQSSRSKSVTTEHKHGQREVQDLKEQLEALKCQTRIYEADYKAEHRGHERVLQVNRQLRRREGEMRQQMALLQEQLKVYEDDFQRERSDKQVLQRLLMKKSLATKEPVLVHRCNSDHQWHEDARRKRREEPAVGGGHPPTCPKHCSCPLQGEYP, from the exons ATGGGCGCATTTGTCTG gctACAAGAAGAGGAGGTATCAGACGAGAGGCTCATTTCGGGCGAGGAACAGGTCACTCTGATTACAGACAGCATGTCCATCACGCCTGCCGACGAGGAGAAGCTCCGGCTGCTCAACAAGAACACAGAGCTGCGGAGACTCAACAAAGAG CTGATGAAGCTGAATGAGGACTGGGACCACATCTACCGCAGCACCACGCAGGGTCTGCAGCAGCGGCTGGAGAGCTTGGAGCAGGAGAACAGCAGCGTACAGCAGCTCAACAGCAGGCTGCTGCTCAAGGTGGAGCACGAGCAG agtAAGAGGGAGTACTATGAGCACACACTGATGCAGGAGCTGAAGAAGAACCAGCAGTTGCAGGAATACATCCGCCTGCTGGAGGAGAGCATTCACCGTGCTGCTAAACAG AACACAGCAGCTAAGTCCAGACTTTCCGAATCTGACCCTACCACCAAGTCAACGTCAGATCGCTTGAGCCCCGCCTCTCTTCTGCAGCCCCTCCCATTTTTACAGCACCAGAGCAGCAGGAGCAAGAGCGTCACCACCGAGCACAAACATGGCCAGAGAGAGGTTCAGGATCTGAAGGAGCAGTTGGAGGCTCTGAAATGCCAG ACTAGAATCTACGAAGCGGACTATAAGGCCGAGCACCGTGGCCATGAGCGCGTGCTGCAGGTGAACCGGCAACTGCGGCGGCGGGAGGGAGAGATGCGGCAGCAGATGGCGCTACTGCAGGAGCAG CTAAAGGTCTACGAGGATGACTTCCAGCGGGAGCGTTCGGACAAGCAGGTCCTGCAGAGGCTGCTGATGAAGAAGTCACTGGCGACGAAGGAGCCAGTGCTGGTTCACCGCTGCAACAGCGATCATCAGTGGCACGAGGAcgcgaggaggaagaggagagaggagccgGCGGTGGGAGGTGGCCATCCCCCCACCTGCCCTAAACACTGCAGCTGCCCCCTGCAAGGAGAATACCCCTGA
- the LOC114768251 gene encoding TNFAIP3-interacting protein 1 isoform X1, producing MDGRPELSLSEEDSAPTPSSLPPEDQSPLTTGLQEEEVSDERLISGEEQVTLITDSMSITPADEEKLRLLNKNTELRRLNKELMKLNEDWDHIYRSTTQGLQQRLESLEQENSSVQQLNSRLLLKVEHEQSKREYYEHTLMQELKKNQQLQEYIRLLEESIHRAAKQNTAAKSRLSESDPTTKSTSDRLSPASLLQPLPFLQHQSSRSKSVTTEHKHGQREVQDLKEQLEALKCQTRIYEADYKAEHRGHERVLQVNRQLRRREGEMRQQMALLQEQLKVYEDDFQRERSDKQVLQRLLMKKSLATKEPVLVHRCNSDHQWHEDARRKRREEPAVGGGHPPTCPKHCSCPLQGEYP from the exons gctACAAGAAGAGGAGGTATCAGACGAGAGGCTCATTTCGGGCGAGGAACAGGTCACTCTGATTACAGACAGCATGTCCATCACGCCTGCCGACGAGGAGAAGCTCCGGCTGCTCAACAAGAACACAGAGCTGCGGAGACTCAACAAAGAG CTGATGAAGCTGAATGAGGACTGGGACCACATCTACCGCAGCACCACGCAGGGTCTGCAGCAGCGGCTGGAGAGCTTGGAGCAGGAGAACAGCAGCGTACAGCAGCTCAACAGCAGGCTGCTGCTCAAGGTGGAGCACGAGCAG agtAAGAGGGAGTACTATGAGCACACACTGATGCAGGAGCTGAAGAAGAACCAGCAGTTGCAGGAATACATCCGCCTGCTGGAGGAGAGCATTCACCGTGCTGCTAAACAG AACACAGCAGCTAAGTCCAGACTTTCCGAATCTGACCCTACCACCAAGTCAACGTCAGATCGCTTGAGCCCCGCCTCTCTTCTGCAGCCCCTCCCATTTTTACAGCACCAGAGCAGCAGGAGCAAGAGCGTCACCACCGAGCACAAACATGGCCAGAGAGAGGTTCAGGATCTGAAGGAGCAGTTGGAGGCTCTGAAATGCCAG ACTAGAATCTACGAAGCGGACTATAAGGCCGAGCACCGTGGCCATGAGCGCGTGCTGCAGGTGAACCGGCAACTGCGGCGGCGGGAGGGAGAGATGCGGCAGCAGATGGCGCTACTGCAGGAGCAG CTAAAGGTCTACGAGGATGACTTCCAGCGGGAGCGTTCGGACAAGCAGGTCCTGCAGAGGCTGCTGATGAAGAAGTCACTGGCGACGAAGGAGCCAGTGCTGGTTCACCGCTGCAACAGCGATCATCAGTGGCACGAGGAcgcgaggaggaagaggagagaggagccgGCGGTGGGAGGTGGCCATCCCCCCACCTGCCCTAAACACTGCAGCTGCCCCCTGCAAGGAGAATACCCCTGA
- the LOC114768251 gene encoding TNFAIP3-interacting protein 1 isoform X3 — MTMLQEEEVSDERLISGEEQVTLITDSMSITPADEEKLRLLNKNTELRRLNKELMKLNEDWDHIYRSTTQGLQQRLESLEQENSSVQQLNSRLLLKVEHEQSKREYYEHTLMQELKKNQQLQEYIRLLEESIHRAAKQNTAAKSRLSESDPTTKSTSDRLSPASLLQPLPFLQHQSSRSKSVTTEHKHGQREVQDLKEQLEALKCQTRIYEADYKAEHRGHERVLQVNRQLRRREGEMRQQMALLQEQLKVYEDDFQRERSDKQVLQRLLMKKSLATKEPVLVHRCNSDHQWHEDARRKRREEPAVGGGHPPTCPKHCSCPLQGEYP, encoded by the exons gctACAAGAAGAGGAGGTATCAGACGAGAGGCTCATTTCGGGCGAGGAACAGGTCACTCTGATTACAGACAGCATGTCCATCACGCCTGCCGACGAGGAGAAGCTCCGGCTGCTCAACAAGAACACAGAGCTGCGGAGACTCAACAAAGAG CTGATGAAGCTGAATGAGGACTGGGACCACATCTACCGCAGCACCACGCAGGGTCTGCAGCAGCGGCTGGAGAGCTTGGAGCAGGAGAACAGCAGCGTACAGCAGCTCAACAGCAGGCTGCTGCTCAAGGTGGAGCACGAGCAG agtAAGAGGGAGTACTATGAGCACACACTGATGCAGGAGCTGAAGAAGAACCAGCAGTTGCAGGAATACATCCGCCTGCTGGAGGAGAGCATTCACCGTGCTGCTAAACAG AACACAGCAGCTAAGTCCAGACTTTCCGAATCTGACCCTACCACCAAGTCAACGTCAGATCGCTTGAGCCCCGCCTCTCTTCTGCAGCCCCTCCCATTTTTACAGCACCAGAGCAGCAGGAGCAAGAGCGTCACCACCGAGCACAAACATGGCCAGAGAGAGGTTCAGGATCTGAAGGAGCAGTTGGAGGCTCTGAAATGCCAG ACTAGAATCTACGAAGCGGACTATAAGGCCGAGCACCGTGGCCATGAGCGCGTGCTGCAGGTGAACCGGCAACTGCGGCGGCGGGAGGGAGAGATGCGGCAGCAGATGGCGCTACTGCAGGAGCAG CTAAAGGTCTACGAGGATGACTTCCAGCGGGAGCGTTCGGACAAGCAGGTCCTGCAGAGGCTGCTGATGAAGAAGTCACTGGCGACGAAGGAGCCAGTGCTGGTTCACCGCTGCAACAGCGATCATCAGTGGCACGAGGAcgcgaggaggaagaggagagaggagccgGCGGTGGGAGGTGGCCATCCCCCCACCTGCCCTAAACACTGCAGCTGCCCCCTGCAAGGAGAATACCCCTGA